The following proteins are co-located in the Nitrospira sp. genome:
- a CDS encoding pyridoxine 5'-phosphate synthase, with protein MARLGVNIDHVATLRQARGGTDPDPLAAAILVELAGADGLVVHLREDRRHIQDKDLQLLREIVHTKLDLEIAADEAMAKIALAVKPDLVTLVPEKRQELTTEGGLDVVGHKDRVQAIVAMLHDGGIPVSLFVEPDLNQIKAAHKIAADFVELHTGRYANATRSKEADAEFEAITLAAKLAYKLGMGVNAGHGLNYRNVKRLTHIPEIVEYNIGHSIIARAVLVGLDQAVKEMKALLS; from the coding sequence ATGGCCAGACTGGGCGTCAACATCGATCACGTGGCAACCCTTCGCCAAGCACGAGGCGGCACCGATCCGGACCCGCTGGCCGCCGCCATCCTCGTGGAATTGGCTGGCGCCGACGGCCTGGTTGTCCATCTGCGGGAAGATCGGCGGCATATTCAGGACAAAGACCTCCAGCTCTTGCGGGAGATTGTCCATACCAAGCTCGATCTGGAAATCGCGGCGGATGAGGCCATGGCGAAGATCGCGCTGGCGGTCAAGCCTGATTTGGTGACGCTGGTTCCAGAAAAGCGGCAGGAACTCACCACCGAAGGCGGCCTCGATGTCGTCGGGCACAAAGACCGGGTTCAGGCCATCGTGGCCATGCTGCACGACGGCGGGATCCCCGTCAGCCTATTTGTCGAACCCGATCTCAATCAGATCAAAGCCGCCCACAAGATCGCGGCGGACTTCGTCGAACTCCACACCGGCCGCTATGCCAATGCCACCCGGTCGAAAGAAGCGGATGCCGAGTTCGAAGCGATCACCCTGGCCGCGAAACTCGCGTACAAATTGGGCATGGGCGTGAATGCGGGGCATGGGCTCAATTACCGGAACGTCAAGCGGCTCACGCATATTCCGGAGATTGTCGAATACAACATCGGGCACAGCATCATCGCCCGCGCCGTCCTCGTCGGCCTTGACCAGGCAGTCAAAGAGATGAAGGCCTTGCTGAGCTAG
- the alaC gene encoding alanine transaminase: protein MGLGDGFYRLKRLPPYVFAQVQALKLEARQRGEDVIDFGMGNPDQPTPPHIVEKLIEAARKGKNHRYSASRGITKLRHAICGWYKRNYNVDLDPETEAIVTIGSKEGLAHLALAMIGPGDVVLTPTPTYPIHMYSFIIAGGEVRGIELRQDSDFFEDLQRVYRQTIPRPKILVINFPHNPTTAVVDIEFFKKIVAFAKENDVIVIHDLAYADLVFDGYKAPSFLQAPGAKDVGVEFYTLSKAYNMPGWRVGFCVGNREVVGALAKIKSYLDYGIFQPIQIASVIALNGPQDCVKETVLRYQKRRDVLVGGLNRIGWEVPKPLATMFVWARIPPAYRHLGSLEFSKLLLREAKVAVSPGIGFGEGGDEYVRFGLVENEHRTRQAVRGIKKALKLEGSEE from the coding sequence ATGGGTTTGGGCGACGGGTTCTATCGGTTAAAGCGGCTCCCTCCTTACGTCTTTGCACAAGTTCAGGCTCTCAAGCTGGAAGCGCGGCAGCGCGGGGAAGATGTGATCGACTTCGGGATGGGCAATCCCGATCAGCCGACGCCGCCCCATATCGTCGAGAAGCTGATTGAAGCGGCGCGCAAGGGCAAGAACCATCGCTACTCCGCGTCGCGCGGCATTACTAAGCTGCGCCACGCGATCTGCGGCTGGTACAAGCGGAATTATAATGTCGATTTGGATCCGGAAACCGAAGCGATCGTCACGATCGGCTCCAAGGAAGGGCTCGCCCATCTGGCGCTGGCGATGATCGGTCCCGGCGACGTGGTGCTGACGCCCACGCCGACGTACCCGATCCATATGTACAGTTTTATCATTGCCGGCGGCGAGGTGCGGGGCATTGAGTTGCGGCAGGACAGTGATTTCTTCGAAGATCTGCAGCGGGTCTACCGGCAGACGATTCCCCGTCCCAAGATTTTGGTCATCAATTTTCCGCATAATCCGACGACGGCGGTGGTCGATATCGAGTTCTTCAAGAAGATCGTGGCGTTTGCGAAAGAAAACGATGTCATTGTCATACACGATCTGGCGTATGCCGACCTCGTGTTCGATGGCTATAAGGCCCCGAGCTTCCTGCAGGCCCCTGGAGCGAAGGATGTCGGGGTGGAGTTTTATACGCTGTCGAAGGCCTACAATATGCCGGGCTGGCGGGTCGGGTTCTGCGTCGGCAATCGTGAAGTGGTCGGGGCGCTGGCCAAGATCAAGAGCTATCTCGACTACGGCATCTTTCAGCCCATTCAGATTGCGAGCGTCATCGCGCTCAACGGTCCGCAGGACTGCGTGAAAGAGACGGTGCTGCGCTATCAGAAGCGGCGGGATGTGCTGGTCGGCGGCCTGAACCGCATCGGCTGGGAGGTGCCCAAGCCGCTTGCGACGATGTTTGTCTGGGCGCGGATTCCCCCGGCCTACCGGCATCTCGGGTCGCTGGAATTTTCCAAGCTGCTGCTGCGTGAGGCCAAGGTCGCCGTCTCCCCCGGGATCGGATTTGGTGAAGGGGGCGATGAGTACGTGCGATTCGGGCTCGTCGAGAATGAGCACCGGACTCGCCAGGCCGTGCGTGGGATCAAGAAGGCCTTGAAGCTCGAAGGATCAGAGGAATGA
- a CDS encoding aspartate kinase: MALIVQKYGGTSVGNIERIHKVADRVAQAHRAGDQVVVVLSAMSGETDRLVKLAHEATPMPDEREMDMLLSTGERVTIALLAMDLRGRGINARSFTGRQVGIITDSAHTKARIARVTADRLRDALNQGVIPVVAGFQGINEQSDVTTLGRGGSDLSAVALAAALKADRCIIFTDVDGVYTADPNVVPAAKRIDKISYEEMLEMASLGAKVLQARSVEFAAKFNVPVEVNSSFKEGKGTLVTREDADMEAVAVAGVTGDRNQAKITIVGVPDKPGIAARIFGPVAQAHVNVDMIIQNMGQDSLTDLSFTVPRADLRKATPIIQSVAKEIEAKSVSITESIAKVSLIGVGMRSHSGVASKMFEVLSREGINILMISTSEIKISCVIDEKYLELAMRSLHSAFGLDQVAQGDRPAK, encoded by the coding sequence GTGGCGTTGATCGTTCAGAAATATGGCGGGACCTCGGTGGGCAACATCGAGCGGATCCATAAGGTGGCGGATCGTGTGGCGCAGGCGCATCGCGCGGGCGATCAGGTGGTGGTGGTCTTGTCCGCGATGAGCGGTGAAACGGATCGTCTGGTCAAGCTGGCGCACGAAGCCACGCCGATGCCGGATGAACGTGAGATGGACATGCTGCTGTCCACCGGAGAGCGTGTCACGATTGCGCTCCTGGCGATGGACCTGCGGGGCCGCGGGATCAATGCGCGCTCCTTCACGGGACGGCAGGTGGGCATTATTACCGACAGCGCGCATACCAAGGCCCGGATCGCGCGCGTGACGGCGGACCGGCTTCGCGACGCATTGAACCAAGGCGTGATTCCGGTCGTCGCGGGGTTTCAGGGGATCAACGAGCAGTCGGATGTGACCACGCTGGGGCGCGGAGGATCCGATCTGTCGGCCGTGGCGCTGGCGGCGGCATTGAAAGCCGATCGCTGCATCATTTTCACCGACGTCGATGGTGTCTATACGGCAGACCCCAATGTTGTGCCGGCGGCCAAGCGCATCGACAAGATATCGTACGAAGAAATGCTGGAAATGGCGAGTCTTGGCGCCAAAGTGCTGCAGGCCCGGTCGGTCGAGTTCGCGGCGAAGTTCAATGTCCCGGTCGAGGTCAATTCGAGTTTTAAAGAAGGAAAGGGGACTCTCGTGACACGTGAAGATGCGGATATGGAAGCGGTCGCGGTCGCCGGCGTCACGGGCGACCGGAATCAAGCCAAGATCACGATCGTCGGCGTCCCCGACAAGCCGGGCATTGCCGCGCGGATCTTCGGGCCTGTGGCACAGGCTCATGTCAATGTCGATATGATTATCCAGAACATGGGGCAGGATTCGCTGACGGATCTTTCCTTCACCGTTCCCCGCGCGGATTTGCGCAAGGCGACGCCGATCATTCAGAGTGTGGCCAAGGAGATCGAGGCCAAGTCCGTGTCGATCACGGAGTCGATCGCCAAGGTGTCGCTGATCGGCGTGGGCATGCGCTCGCATTCCGGTGTGGCGTCGAAGATGTTCGAGGTGCTGTCTCGCGAAGGGATCAATATCCTGATGATCAGCACGTCGGAGATCAAGATCTCCTGTGTCATCGATGAGAAGTATCTTGAATTGGCGATGCGTTCGCTGCATTCGGCGTTCGGTCTCGACCAGGTGGCACAGGGAGATCGTCCGGCGAAATAG
- the tsaE gene encoding tRNA (adenosine(37)-N6)-threonylcarbamoyltransferase complex ATPase subunit type 1 TsaE, with translation MRSTPLAPSNRMPISKTQKPRAPHPTPRASASEWTITLSSQAATEAFGRAIGRALTGGETLALSGELGAGKTALVRGIAAGLGAPPQAVSSPTFVLIHEYQGRLPLVHVDLYRLRSDAEAESTGLQDYFHGLTVTAIEWADKFPAVLPADRLDITLQHASPTARTAHLAAQGPQSAQLLATLRRARLRPSPVPATGPARSRSTTGRRRQP, from the coding sequence ATGCGCTCAACACCCTTGGCGCCATCTAACCGCATGCCGATCAGCAAAACACAGAAGCCCCGCGCGCCACATCCCACCCCTCGTGCCTCGGCATCGGAGTGGACCATCACGCTTTCGTCCCAGGCTGCCACAGAGGCCTTCGGCCGGGCCATTGGACGCGCCCTGACAGGCGGTGAAACCTTGGCCCTCTCGGGTGAATTGGGCGCCGGCAAGACCGCCCTGGTCCGCGGAATCGCCGCCGGCCTCGGTGCGCCGCCACAGGCGGTAAGCAGCCCGACCTTTGTGCTGATCCATGAATATCAAGGCCGCCTGCCGTTGGTGCATGTGGATCTCTACCGGCTTCGCTCTGATGCCGAAGCCGAATCCACCGGCTTGCAAGATTACTTTCACGGCCTTACCGTCACCGCCATCGAGTGGGCTGATAAGTTTCCGGCCGTACTCCCTGCAGACCGGCTCGACATAACGTTGCAGCATGCCAGTCCGACGGCGAGAACGGCACACCTCGCCGCACAAGGGCCTCAATCCGCTCAGCTCCTGGCGACGCTCCGCCGTGCCCGTCTCCGCCCCTCTCCTGTCCCGGCAACAGGCCCCGCACGCTCGCGCAGCACGACAGGGAGGCGCCGCCAGCCATGA
- a CDS encoding homoserine dehydrogenase, which produces MKSRIGVGLIGFGTVGSGVAKVLFENAALISRRVGVPVELLRIADLDITRDRGVAVPAGVLTTDAKQVLTDPAIDIVIELVGGYDFAKRVMLEAIAAGKHVVTANKALLALHGEEIFEAASRQGVDVGFEASVGGGIPVIRALTEGLAANRIESIYGIINGTSNYILSRMTHEGQSFDAILKDAQQAGYAEADPTFDVAGIDSAHKLAILVNLAYGTPVNIKDIYTEGITHITPTDIAYAKEFGYRIKLLGIAKLVDGEVDARVHPTMVPVSDPIAKVDGVYNAIQLVGDAVGDVMLYGRGAGSLPTGSAVVSDVIAIGRNLLKGAPGRVPPASFQRDQRRPIRMKPIEEISSLYYLRFMVVDRPGVLAQIAGELGRCGISISSMLQQGRGEGQTVSVVIKTHMAQERDVQTALREINRKPFVSEPATLIRVEGKDE; this is translated from the coding sequence ATGAAGTCCCGTATCGGGGTTGGGCTCATCGGGTTTGGCACGGTCGGTTCCGGCGTGGCCAAAGTGCTGTTCGAGAATGCCGCGCTGATCAGCCGCCGGGTCGGTGTGCCGGTCGAACTGCTGCGGATCGCGGATCTCGATATCACGCGCGATCGCGGGGTGGCGGTGCCGGCCGGTGTTCTGACGACGGATGCCAAACAGGTGTTGACCGATCCGGCCATCGACATTGTCATCGAGCTGGTCGGCGGATACGACTTTGCGAAGCGTGTGATGCTCGAGGCCATTGCCGCCGGCAAGCATGTGGTGACGGCCAACAAGGCGTTGCTCGCGCTCCATGGGGAAGAGATTTTCGAGGCGGCGTCCCGTCAGGGCGTCGATGTGGGATTCGAGGCCAGCGTCGGGGGCGGGATTCCGGTGATCCGGGCTTTGACCGAAGGGCTGGCGGCGAACCGCATCGAGTCGATCTACGGCATCATCAACGGCACCTCGAACTATATCCTTTCCCGGATGACGCACGAGGGCCAGAGTTTCGATGCGATCCTCAAGGACGCGCAGCAGGCCGGATACGCCGAAGCGGACCCGACCTTTGATGTGGCGGGCATCGATTCGGCGCACAAGCTGGCAATTCTGGTCAATTTGGCCTATGGCACGCCGGTGAATATCAAGGACATCTATACCGAAGGTATTACGCATATCACGCCGACCGATATCGCTTATGCCAAGGAGTTCGGCTACCGGATCAAGCTGTTGGGCATCGCCAAGCTGGTGGATGGAGAAGTGGATGCCCGTGTGCATCCGACCATGGTGCCGGTGTCCGATCCGATTGCCAAGGTAGACGGGGTCTACAACGCGATTCAATTGGTCGGCGATGCGGTGGGGGATGTGATGTTGTACGGCCGGGGCGCGGGATCGCTGCCCACCGGCAGCGCGGTTGTCAGCGACGTGATCGCTATCGGGCGCAACCTGCTCAAGGGCGCTCCAGGCCGTGTGCCGCCGGCCTCGTTCCAGCGGGACCAGCGCCGCCCGATCAGGATGAAGCCGATCGAGGAAATCAGTTCGCTCTACTATCTGCGCTTCATGGTGGTGGACCGTCCCGGCGTGCTGGCACAGATTGCCGGAGAGTTGGGCCGGTGCGGTATCAGCATTTCGTCGATGCTGCAGCAGGGCCGGGGGGAAGGGCAGACGGTGTCGGTGGTGATCAAGACGCACATGGCGCAGGAGCGTGATGTGCAGACGGCGCTTCGCGAGATCAACCGCAAGCCGTTTGTATCTGAACCGGCGACGCTGATTCGGGTGGAAGGGAAGGATGAGTGA
- the apgM gene encoding 2,3-bisphosphoglycerate-independent phosphoglycerate mutase → MKYVILHAGGMADRPREELAGRTPLQAAATPQLDRLAQLGEVGLLAIAADGSRHGSGLSGTAILGYDPKKYYQGPGPFEAASLGVSVTEHDVVYRCTMVTLKPEGGKIGGEIKKLGAHVVMDDATAGLIETDEARELIEAINEQLGSEMIQFYPGAGHRHLMVWVNGKPRAICTDPQLVQGQTITDSLPTGDGSDLLKKMMDASYVILRDHPVNEERMAAGKKPANCVWLWGEGRAALWPSLAERFQISGSVVTSSDVHRGVGICAGLDAPDPARLQEGGLKARAAVALAELSKKDFVYLHAELTDAVVHGTDLKATVQGIEEFDRELVGPLLEGLSKMGAFRFLVLCDQGEGRQGQAFYAFGESAGSGAPAAGRRFTEAEAQASKAPVRDATKFATKLFAKG, encoded by the coding sequence ATGAAATATGTCATTCTTCATGCTGGTGGAATGGCCGACCGGCCTCGCGAGGAGCTAGCCGGGCGGACGCCCTTGCAGGCTGCCGCCACGCCGCAGCTCGACCGGCTGGCGCAACTCGGTGAAGTGGGCCTATTGGCCATCGCCGCGGATGGAAGCCGCCATGGGAGCGGACTCAGCGGGACGGCGATTCTCGGCTACGATCCCAAGAAGTACTATCAAGGGCCGGGTCCGTTCGAGGCGGCGAGCTTGGGCGTATCGGTGACCGAGCATGATGTGGTCTACCGCTGCACCATGGTAACGCTGAAGCCCGAAGGCGGAAAGATCGGCGGAGAGATCAAGAAGTTAGGGGCGCATGTCGTGATGGACGATGCGACCGCCGGGTTGATCGAAACGGACGAGGCGCGGGAGCTGATCGAAGCCATCAATGAGCAGCTGGGATCCGAGATGATCCAATTTTATCCCGGGGCCGGCCACCGCCATCTGATGGTGTGGGTCAACGGCAAGCCGCGGGCAATCTGTACCGATCCGCAGCTCGTCCAAGGCCAGACGATTACCGATTCTCTGCCGACAGGGGATGGATCCGACCTTCTGAAAAAAATGATGGATGCCTCCTATGTGATCTTGCGCGATCATCCGGTCAATGAGGAGCGGATGGCGGCGGGAAAAAAGCCGGCGAATTGTGTATGGCTCTGGGGAGAGGGGCGCGCGGCGTTGTGGCCCAGCCTTGCCGAGCGATTCCAGATCTCCGGGTCCGTGGTGACGTCGAGCGACGTGCATCGCGGCGTCGGGATTTGCGCGGGGCTGGATGCGCCCGATCCCGCCAGGCTGCAAGAGGGGGGGCTGAAGGCCAGGGCCGCGGTGGCGCTGGCTGAGTTGTCCAAGAAAGACTTCGTCTATCTGCATGCCGAGCTGACGGACGCCGTGGTGCATGGGACGGATCTCAAGGCTACTGTGCAGGGCATCGAAGAGTTCGATCGTGAACTGGTCGGCCCGCTGCTCGAGGGACTGTCGAAGATGGGTGCCTTTCGCTTCCTGGTGCTGTGCGATCAGGGCGAAGGCCGGCAGGGGCAGGCTTTCTATGCGTTCGGCGAGAGCGCGGGAAGCGGCGCCCCGGCGGCGGGACGGCGCTTCACGGAAGCCGAGGCCCAGGCCTCCAAGGCTCCGGTTCGGGACGCGACGAAGTTTGCAACCAAGTTATTTGCCAAGGGGTAA
- the thrC gene encoding threonine synthase — MTRWRGIIEEYRKFLPVTEKTPVISLGEGQTPLIRAARLAKAIAPGVDLYLKFEGANPTGSFKDRGMTMAISKAVEQGARAVMCASTGNTSASAAAYGARAGLAVYVLIPAGKIALGKLSQAMMHQATVIQIEGNFDQALTIVKDLSVTHHIELVNSINPFRIEGQKTAAFEVCDQLGDAPNLHVLPVGNAGNITAYWKGYQEYRAASQTTKLPRMMGFQAAGAAPMVLGRIVEQPQTIATAIRIGNPASWTAASKAVEESSGAIDMVTDEEILQAYALVAATEGVFCEPASAASVAGVTKLGRAGKLREGETVVCTLTGHGLKDADTAIGISKPPLTVKATREDVARLLNA; from the coding sequence ATGACTCGTTGGCGCGGCATCATTGAGGAATACCGGAAGTTTCTCCCGGTGACGGAGAAGACGCCGGTGATCAGTCTGGGCGAGGGGCAGACGCCGTTGATTCGCGCTGCGCGGTTGGCCAAGGCCATTGCGCCCGGCGTCGATCTCTATTTGAAGTTCGAAGGCGCCAATCCGACCGGGTCGTTCAAAGACCGCGGCATGACCATGGCCATTTCCAAGGCGGTGGAGCAAGGGGCGCGGGCCGTCATGTGCGCCTCCACCGGCAATACGTCGGCCTCGGCCGCGGCCTATGGGGCGAGAGCCGGGCTGGCTGTTTACGTCCTGATCCCGGCGGGGAAAATTGCATTGGGGAAATTGTCTCAGGCGATGATGCATCAGGCCACGGTCATTCAGATTGAAGGCAATTTTGATCAAGCGCTCACGATCGTCAAAGACCTCTCCGTCACCCATCATATCGAACTCGTCAATTCCATCAATCCATTCCGCATCGAAGGGCAGAAAACGGCGGCCTTTGAAGTGTGCGATCAGTTGGGCGATGCGCCGAACCTGCATGTGCTGCCAGTCGGCAATGCCGGGAACATCACGGCCTATTGGAAGGGCTATCAAGAGTATCGAGCCGCGAGCCAGACGACCAAGCTTCCGCGCATGATGGGGTTCCAAGCCGCCGGGGCGGCGCCCATGGTGCTCGGCCGAATTGTGGAACAGCCGCAAACCATTGCCACCGCGATTCGCATCGGAAATCCGGCAAGCTGGACCGCCGCCTCCAAAGCGGTTGAGGAGTCGTCGGGGGCCATCGATATGGTGACGGACGAAGAAATTCTCCAAGCCTATGCCCTGGTGGCGGCGACAGAAGGCGTATTTTGCGAACCGGCTTCGGCCGCGTCGGTAGCCGGCGTGACGAAGTTGGGCCGGGCGGGGAAATTGCGGGAAGGGGAGACCGTGGTCTGTACGCTGACGGGGCATGGGTTGAAAGACGCCGATACGGCGATCGGCATTTCCAAGCCGCCGCTCACCGTCAAGGCGACGCGCGAGGATGTGGCTCGTTTGTTAAACGCATGA
- a CDS encoding NAD(P)H-hydrate dehydratase, whose product MRKIVTAAQMQSLDRRTIEEAGVPGTTLMERAGAGVVTCLEQHLGPLRGKTVTVLCGKGNNGGDGFVVARLLHKQRANVRTLALAPLADLSRDAATMYRQLVRAAGKTAIKPFASTSQIQAILRDSDVIVDALLGTGLASDVTGRYGHAIDSINQARRLTVAVDLPSGIHADTGAVLGRAVMADLTVTFGLPKLGLFHNQGIDHAGHVETVDIGIPPAYVDAMESRINLITAPFVRSVLPTRRLSSHKGTFGHAGIIAGSVGKTGAAAMAANAALRAGAGLVTVAIPASVNDVLEAKLLEAMTLPMPDTKARTFARTAVDRLKAFVTARTAVAIGPGLSTHPETVELIQALIKQLDRPAVLDADALNALAGRASLLTECTIPPILTPHPGEMARLETDATVQSVNADRIGTATRFARERGVYLVLKGARTIIARPDGLVAICPTGNPGMATAGTGDVLTGIMVGLLAQGLASWDAACAATYLHGLAGDLAAEVNGQAGMIAGDVIEQIPHALNTLGAI is encoded by the coding sequence ATGAGAAAAATTGTCACCGCCGCACAGATGCAATCGCTCGATCGTCGAACCATCGAGGAAGCCGGCGTGCCCGGCACCACGTTGATGGAACGGGCCGGAGCCGGCGTCGTGACCTGCCTCGAACAGCACCTGGGCCCATTGCGCGGCAAGACCGTCACAGTCCTCTGCGGAAAGGGCAACAATGGCGGCGACGGGTTCGTCGTGGCCCGCTTGCTTCACAAACAACGGGCGAACGTCCGCACGCTCGCGCTGGCGCCGCTGGCAGATCTCAGCCGCGATGCCGCCACCATGTATCGGCAACTCGTGCGCGCGGCCGGAAAGACAGCGATCAAGCCGTTTGCCTCCACAAGCCAGATTCAGGCGATCCTTCGTGACAGCGACGTGATCGTCGATGCCTTGCTGGGCACCGGCCTCGCCTCCGACGTGACCGGCCGTTACGGCCACGCCATCGACAGCATCAATCAGGCCCGCCGCCTGACCGTCGCGGTCGATCTGCCGTCAGGCATTCATGCGGACACCGGCGCGGTCTTGGGACGGGCGGTGATGGCCGATCTGACGGTGACCTTCGGATTGCCCAAGCTGGGCTTGTTCCACAACCAGGGGATCGACCACGCCGGCCACGTGGAGACCGTTGATATCGGCATTCCCCCGGCCTATGTCGATGCGATGGAAAGCCGGATCAACCTGATCACCGCTCCGTTTGTCCGCTCCGTCCTCCCCACGCGCCGGCTCTCCAGCCACAAAGGGACCTTCGGCCATGCGGGCATCATCGCCGGCTCTGTCGGGAAAACCGGCGCCGCCGCCATGGCGGCGAACGCGGCGCTCCGAGCGGGAGCCGGACTGGTCACGGTGGCCATCCCGGCAAGCGTGAACGACGTCCTGGAAGCGAAACTCCTCGAAGCCATGACCCTGCCGATGCCGGACACCAAAGCCCGTACCTTTGCACGCACCGCCGTGGATCGCCTGAAAGCCTTTGTCACCGCGCGAACCGCCGTCGCCATCGGCCCCGGGCTCTCGACCCATCCGGAAACGGTGGAACTCATACAGGCCCTGATCAAGCAGCTCGACCGGCCGGCTGTGCTCGACGCCGATGCGCTGAATGCCCTTGCCGGACGGGCCAGCCTCTTGACCGAATGCACGATTCCGCCCATTCTCACCCCGCATCCCGGCGAAATGGCCAGATTGGAAACGGATGCCACGGTCCAATCCGTCAATGCCGATCGCATCGGCACAGCCACTCGTTTTGCGCGGGAGCGCGGCGTGTATCTCGTGCTCAAAGGCGCCAGAACCATCATTGCCAGACCGGATGGCTTGGTGGCGATCTGCCCGACCGGCAATCCGGGCATGGCTACCGCCGGAACCGGCGATGTCCTCACCGGCATCATGGTGGGCTTACTCGCCCAGGGCCTGGCCTCGTGGGACGCGGCCTGCGCCGCGACGTATCTGCACGGACTCGCCGGCGACCTGGCGGCCGAAGTCAACGGACAAGCCGGAATGATTGCCGGAGATGTGATCGAACAGATTCCCCATGCGCTCAACACCCTTGGCGCCATCTAA